In Labilithrix sp., a single genomic region encodes these proteins:
- a CDS encoding helix-turn-helix transcriptional regulator, which translates to MARTRGEDVLQKVAANLRSLRQRRGLTQAALAEIADMELRQLQRAESGRMDFGLVTLDILARALEVSPGRFFRKAALPEPRRGRPPKKKTRAATATRIKRG; encoded by the coding sequence ATGGCGCGAACACGCGGCGAAGATGTCCTTCAGAAGGTCGCCGCGAACCTTCGCTCGCTTCGCCAGCGACGTGGACTCACGCAGGCGGCACTTGCGGAGATCGCGGACATGGAGCTGCGTCAACTCCAGCGAGCAGAAAGCGGGCGGATGGACTTCGGCTTGGTCACGCTCGACATCCTCGCTCGTGCGCTGGAGGTCTCGCCGGGTCGCTTCTTTCGCAAGGCCGCACTGCCTGAACCTCGTCGCGGGCGACCGCCGAAGAAGAAGACACGAGCTGCGACGGCCACGCGGATCAAGCGAGGGTGA
- a CDS encoding recombinase family protein: MKTINHPRKQAGDPAIGVALMRVSTDEQHLGPEAQRAAISSWATREGVNVIAWHLEAGVSGATPLEQRTILLRAIDDLKMHRAGHLVIAKRDRIGRDVVIVAAIERLVERCGARVSAADGTSAANGPEGLLLRGIIDVFAQYERLLIASRTRAALAAKRARGERAGAVPFGFALADDRRTLVDCPKERHVIEYVRRRRSDGVSLRAIVAECELKGFTSRTGRPFALRQVAVMAREAR, translated from the coding sequence ATGAAAACAATCAACCATCCACGAAAACAGGCTGGCGACCCTGCGATCGGCGTCGCTCTGATGCGTGTCTCCACCGACGAACAGCACCTCGGACCGGAGGCGCAGCGCGCGGCGATCTCGAGCTGGGCAACCCGTGAGGGCGTGAACGTCATCGCCTGGCACCTGGAAGCGGGCGTTAGCGGCGCGACCCCGCTTGAACAGCGAACCATCCTCCTTCGCGCCATCGACGACCTGAAGATGCATCGCGCGGGTCACCTGGTGATCGCGAAGAGAGATCGGATTGGTCGCGATGTCGTCATCGTCGCGGCCATTGAGCGTCTCGTTGAGCGATGCGGGGCGCGCGTGTCGGCGGCCGACGGGACGAGCGCGGCCAACGGACCGGAGGGTCTTCTCCTTCGAGGGATCATCGACGTCTTCGCTCAATACGAACGGCTTCTGATTGCCTCACGGACACGCGCCGCTCTCGCCGCCAAGCGTGCGAGGGGTGAACGCGCTGGCGCCGTGCCCTTCGGCTTCGCGCTCGCCGACGACCGGCGCACCCTGGTTGACTGCCCGAAGGAGCGGCACGTCATCGAGTACGTGAGGAGGCGCCGTAGCGATGGCGTCAGCCTCCGGGCGATTGTCGCAGAGTGCGAGTTGAAGGGGTTCACCTCTCGCACGGGACGTCCGTTCGCCCTCCGGCAGGTTGCAGTCATGGCGAGGGAGGCGCGATGA
- a CDS encoding ribbon-helix-helix protein, CopG family, translating to MTAKIDVPDSAAYSGTPMAAKKKAAKFSEMIAIRVLPEDYERLDVLAERLPFVSRHALARAALKIGLSALEDDPKRLLDEEMVTTPARKRAPMGRGRG from the coding sequence ATGACGGCGAAGATCGACGTGCCCGATTCCGCTGCGTACTCTGGAACGCCGATGGCAGCGAAGAAGAAGGCGGCGAAGTTCAGCGAGATGATCGCAATCCGGGTTCTCCCCGAGGACTACGAGCGGCTGGATGTCCTCGCCGAACGTCTTCCGTTCGTCTCGAGGCACGCCCTCGCCCGCGCCGCGCTGAAGATCGGTCTCTCCGCCCTGGAGGACGACCCGAAGCGACTGCTCGACGAAGAGATGGTGACGACCCCAGCACGCAAGCGAGCCCCCATGGGGCGTGGGAGGGGTTAA
- a CDS encoding acyl-CoA thioesterase, with product MRFFEAIHDVYFDDLDALQILHNAKYLLLFERTIGAFWARTMGWDRVLDQTKNPDRVHLVRANNVEYLRPVSELGQVRVRIWIEKLGRTSLTFAMRILPMEEDVDHARGTRVLVSVDPATRRPAPWSDELRARVAPYVAAGEAG from the coding sequence ATGCGATTTTTCGAGGCCATCCACGACGTGTACTTCGATGATCTGGACGCGCTCCAGATCCTCCACAATGCCAAGTACCTGCTCCTGTTCGAGCGGACGATCGGGGCCTTCTGGGCGCGGACGATGGGATGGGACCGCGTCCTCGATCAGACGAAGAACCCCGATCGCGTGCACCTCGTCCGCGCGAACAACGTCGAATACCTGCGACCCGTGAGCGAGCTCGGTCAGGTCCGCGTGCGCATCTGGATCGAGAAGCTCGGACGCACCAGCCTCACGTTCGCGATGCGCATCCTCCCGATGGAGGAGGACGTCGACCACGCGCGCGGCACCCGCGTCCTCGTCTCGGTCGATCCCGCGACGCGCCGGCCCGCGCCCTGGAGCGACGAGCTCCGTGCCCGCGTCGCGCCGTACGTCGCGGCCGGAGAAGCGGGGTAA